A genome region from Paludibacterium sp. B53371 includes the following:
- a CDS encoding acetate/propionate family kinase, with product MTTATPLILVINCGSSSLKFALQPVGSTDPILSGLAECLGLEDSRIIIKGEEGKSTQSLNGGRHAEAMEVLTRYLAERDLLSKVAAIGHRIVHGGERFTASALVTEEVLAGIEECCELAPLHNPGHLVGIRAAQKAFPQLKQVVVFDTAFHQTMQPAVYRYAVAKRFYTDYHVRRYGMHGTSCRYVTGETIRVLDLDPAEHGIIICHLGNGASATAVRNGQCVDTTMGMTPLEGLIMGTRSGDIDPAAVTYIARRENLDLDGIDTLLNKQSGLLGISGVSSDCRALEEAAAAGNADAILALDMFAHRLARLVGGLATSLQRLDALVFTGGIGENSSLLRAKTLAHLSIFGFKIDEAANEAAIRGKAGVITAAGSPVAVVVNTNEECMIARDTAELAGIHA from the coding sequence ATGACGACGGCTACTCCACTGATTCTGGTCATCAACTGCGGCAGCTCCTCGCTGAAGTTTGCCCTGCAACCGGTCGGCTCGACCGATCCGATCCTGTCCGGCCTGGCCGAATGCCTGGGGTTGGAAGATTCGCGCATCATCATCAAGGGCGAAGAAGGCAAGTCGACGCAAAGCCTGAATGGCGGTCGTCATGCCGAAGCCATGGAAGTGCTGACCCGCTACCTGGCGGAACGTGATCTGCTGTCCAAGGTGGCCGCGATCGGCCACCGCATCGTGCATGGCGGCGAGCGCTTCACCGCTTCGGCGCTGGTCACCGAAGAAGTGCTGGCCGGGATCGAGGAATGCTGTGAACTGGCTCCGCTGCATAACCCGGGTCACCTGGTCGGTATCCGCGCGGCCCAGAAGGCCTTCCCGCAACTGAAGCAGGTGGTGGTGTTCGATACCGCCTTCCATCAGACCATGCAGCCGGCGGTCTATCGCTACGCCGTCGCCAAGCGCTTCTACACCGACTATCACGTGCGCCGCTACGGCATGCACGGCACCAGCTGCCGCTATGTGACCGGTGAAACCATCCGCGTGCTGGATCTGGATCCGGCCGAACACGGCATCATCATCTGCCACCTGGGCAATGGCGCCTCGGCCACCGCGGTGCGCAACGGCCAGTGTGTCGACACCACCATGGGCATGACCCCACTGGAAGGCCTGATCATGGGCACCCGTTCCGGTGACATCGACCCGGCTGCCGTCACCTACATCGCCCGCCGCGAAAACCTGGATCTGGACGGCATCGATACGCTGCTGAACAAGCAGAGTGGCCTGCTGGGCATTTCCGGTGTGTCGAGCGACTGTCGCGCGCTGGAAGAAGCGGCTGCGGCAGGTAACGCAGACGCCATCCTGGCGCTGGACATGTTCGCGCATCGCCTGGCCCGTCTGGTCGGTGGTCTGGCCACCTCGCTGCAGCGTCTGGATGCCCTGGTCTTCACCGGCGGGATCGGCGAGAACTCTTCGCTGCTGCGTGCCAAGACCCTGGCTCACCTGAGCATCTTCGGCTTCAAGATCGACGAAGCCGCCAATGAAGCCGCCATCCGTGGCAAGGCCGGGGTGATCACCGCGGCCGGCAGCCCGGTCGCCGTGGTGGTCAACACCAATGAAGAGTGCATGATCGCGCGCGATACCGCCGAACTGGCCGGCATCCACGCCTGA
- a CDS encoding GNAT family N-acetyltransferase, translated as MRYDDLGRPLGEEVPGWQGAQSPERLTLSGRLCRLEPFRVAQHGAGLRAALAPDLAGWAYLTPPPQSDAEWDQWLQGCEQSQDPLRFAIIEQASNQVVGTASYLRINPPDGSIEVGWLHFSPQMKRQPIATEAMYLMMRQAFAWGYRRYEWKCNQLNAASMRAAERLGFTYEGTFRQARVNWGLNRDTAWFSLLDHEWPAVRAALEAWLAPDNFAADGQQRRRLQSLR; from the coding sequence ATGCGCTACGACGATCTGGGACGCCCGCTGGGCGAAGAAGTCCCCGGCTGGCAGGGGGCACAGTCACCCGAGCGGCTTACCCTGTCGGGCCGGTTATGCCGGCTCGAACCCTTCCGCGTGGCGCAGCATGGTGCCGGACTGCGTGCCGCCCTGGCGCCGGATCTTGCCGGCTGGGCCTATCTGACCCCGCCGCCACAGAGCGATGCCGAATGGGATCAATGGTTGCAGGGCTGTGAACAAAGCCAGGACCCGCTGCGTTTTGCCATCATTGAGCAGGCCAGCAACCAGGTGGTCGGTACCGCATCCTATCTGCGCATCAACCCGCCTGATGGCTCGATCGAAGTCGGCTGGCTGCACTTTTCGCCACAGATGAAGCGACAGCCGATCGCCACCGAGGCCATGTATCTGATGATGCGCCAGGCCTTTGCCTGGGGGTACCGCCGCTACGAATGGAAGTGCAATCAGCTCAACGCCGCCTCAATGCGGGCGGCCGAACGACTGGGCTTCACCTACGAAGGGACCTTCCGCCAGGCTCGGGTCAATTGGGGCCTCAATCGCGATACCGCCTGGTTCAGCCTGCTGGACCATGAATGGCCGGCCGTCCGCGCCGCACTGGAAGCCTGGCTGGCACCGGACAATTTTGCTGCCGACGGCCAGCAGCGCCGCCGCTTGCAGAGCCTGCGCTGA
- a CDS encoding rhodanese-like domain-containing protein: protein MMTQIAFYQAKLAYETDSWDVFESLQRGEPLLLIDGRSPEAFARESIPGALNLPHRRISAETTAQLPRDHLLVAFCDGIGCNGSTRTALKLAELGFRVKELQGGIDWWKRDGYATTATPGRQVQCGCEG, encoded by the coding sequence ATGATGACGCAAATCGCTTTTTACCAGGCCAAGCTGGCTTACGAGACCGACAGCTGGGATGTGTTCGAATCCCTGCAGCGCGGCGAACCGCTGTTGCTGATCGATGGCCGCTCGCCCGAGGCCTTTGCCCGCGAAAGCATCCCGGGCGCCCTCAACCTGCCCCATCGCCGCATCAGCGCCGAAACCACCGCCCAACTGCCGCGCGACCATCTGCTGGTCGCCTTCTGCGATGGCATCGGTTGCAATGGCTCCACCCGCACCGCCCTCAAACTGGCTGAGCTGGGATTCCGGGTCAAGGAACTGCAGGGCGGCATCGACTGGTGGAAGCGGGATGGTTATGCCACCACCGCCACCCCTGGCCGTCAGGTTCAATGCGGTTGCGAGGGTTGA
- a CDS encoding PLP-dependent aminotransferase family protein, with protein MTLPEGATLQSAWISEALATVLQRQSKEGLARQLARWLRQWISEGKLTADSRLPASRDLARSLQLGRNTVLDAYEQLLAEGYLETRHGAGTFVSSLFQAPAVAPRPASHHPGLSARGQSLAALTLREDDYQGAFVPCIPEMRAFPHRQWQQLLARHQRLTPLQDLNYQAGGGLLALRRALADYLQMSRAVHCSPEQILITHGTQHSLSLCALLLASPGEVVWLEEPGYQGARAAFEMAGLSSVAAPVDAHGLNPQQIDDPRAPRLIYTTPSYQYPCGVTMPLARRLSLLAHAQLHGAWVIEDDYDSEFRYSSAPLPALQGLASDQRVIYLGTLSKVMYPGLRTGYLVVPPGLVDAFRAANTRLCPEGHYPLQGALAEFIDSGLFARHIRRMRELYQERQLVLRRAVAETVASEWQWSSGHAGMHLLATLPAGLDEAALCRQAAAQGIWLAGLGRHYRGTPPAPGLVIGYAGVAEQAIRRGVSVIDRLARGS; from the coding sequence ATGACATTACCGGAGGGAGCCACTTTGCAGTCTGCCTGGATCAGTGAGGCGCTGGCCACCGTGCTGCAGCGCCAGAGCAAGGAGGGGCTGGCACGTCAATTGGCACGCTGGCTGCGACAATGGATCAGCGAGGGCAAGCTGACGGCCGACAGCCGTTTGCCGGCCAGCCGTGATCTGGCGCGCAGTCTGCAACTCGGTCGCAATACGGTGCTGGATGCTTATGAGCAGCTGCTGGCCGAGGGCTATCTGGAAACGCGTCATGGCGCCGGCACGTTTGTCAGTTCGCTGTTCCAGGCCCCTGCCGTGGCGCCCCGCCCTGCCAGCCATCATCCCGGCCTGTCGGCCCGCGGGCAGTCGCTGGCGGCGCTGACGCTGCGCGAGGATGACTATCAGGGCGCGTTTGTGCCCTGCATCCCGGAGATGCGGGCGTTTCCACACCGGCAATGGCAGCAGTTGCTGGCACGCCACCAGCGGCTGACCCCCTTGCAGGATCTGAACTATCAGGCCGGCGGCGGTCTGCTGGCGCTGCGACGTGCCCTGGCCGACTATCTGCAAATGTCACGCGCGGTGCACTGCTCCCCGGAGCAGATTCTGATCACCCATGGCACGCAGCATTCGCTGTCATTGTGTGCGCTGCTGCTGGCCAGTCCCGGCGAGGTGGTCTGGCTGGAGGAGCCTGGCTACCAGGGGGCGCGGGCGGCTTTCGAGATGGCGGGTCTGAGCAGTGTGGCCGCGCCGGTCGATGCGCACGGGCTCAATCCGCAGCAGATTGACGACCCGCGTGCTCCGCGCCTGATCTATACCACACCGTCATATCAGTATCCCTGCGGGGTCACCATGCCGCTGGCGCGGCGGTTGAGCCTGCTGGCCCATGCCCAGCTGCACGGCGCCTGGGTCATCGAGGATGACTATGACAGTGAGTTTCGTTATAGCTCAGCACCGCTGCCGGCGCTGCAGGGACTGGCCAGTGACCAGCGGGTGATCTATCTCGGCACGCTGAGCAAGGTGATGTATCCGGGTCTGCGGACCGGCTATCTGGTGGTGCCGCCCGGGCTGGTCGATGCCTTTCGCGCCGCCAATACCCGGCTGTGTCCGGAAGGCCACTACCCGCTGCAGGGCGCACTGGCCGAATTTATCGACAGTGGTCTGTTCGCCCGGCACATCCGCCGCATGCGCGAGCTTTATCAGGAGCGCCAGCTGGTGCTGCGCCGGGCGGTGGCGGAAACGGTCGCCAGTGAGTGGCAATGGTCGTCCGGTCATGCCGGCATGCATTTGCTGGCCACCCTGCCGGCCGGACTGGACGAGGCGGCGCTGTGTCGTCAGGCCGCGGCACAGGGAATCTGGCTGGCCGGGCTGGGCCGGCACTATCGCGGCACGCCGCCTGCCCCGGGGCTGGTGATTGGCTATGCCGGGGTGGCCGAGCAGGCTATTCGCCGTGGCGTCAGCGTGATTGACCGTCTGGCACGCGGGTCTTAA
- a CDS encoding GNAT family N-acetyltransferase, whose protein sequence is MDPIELVTERLVMRQISLQDRDFYLRINRLPQVMHYIDAVRDDAECDRRLAERVPLWQPSCGQWLTLVVRLRDSGEPIGLHGFRLEFAPQGPAELGYMFMPDSQGQGLAQEATRRVVQFAFDDCGVHKVSATVTGGNQASARLLEKLGFRLEGRLRAQFRLHDQWYDDLKYGLLADERQP, encoded by the coding sequence ATGGATCCGATAGAACTGGTCACCGAGCGCCTGGTCATGCGGCAGATCAGCCTGCAGGACCGGGATTTTTATCTGCGGATCAACCGCCTGCCGCAGGTCATGCACTATATCGATGCCGTGCGTGATGATGCGGAGTGCGATCGGCGCCTGGCGGAGCGGGTGCCGCTCTGGCAACCGTCTTGCGGACAATGGCTGACGCTGGTGGTACGCCTGCGCGACAGCGGCGAGCCGATCGGCCTGCATGGCTTCCGGCTGGAGTTCGCGCCGCAGGGTCCGGCCGAGCTGGGCTATATGTTCATGCCGGACAGCCAGGGCCAGGGGCTGGCGCAGGAGGCCACGCGCCGGGTGGTGCAGTTTGCCTTCGACGACTGTGGCGTCCACAAGGTATCGGCCACGGTCACCGGCGGCAATCAGGCCTCGGCGCGTTTGCTGGAAAAGCTGGGTTTCCGGCTGGAAGGCCGGCTGCGGGCGCAATTCCGGCTGCACGATCAGTGGTATGACGATCTGAAGTACGGGCTGCTGGCCGACGAGCGGCAGCCCTGA
- a CDS encoding OsmC family protein translates to MASVTHLQDNTFLARDRHGHAVLIDADAHGAPCPTELLVMALGACCSTDLVNGLSEAGGQVESCQLTTHETLREAEPRIYTDIELVFDIRAQGVDEALVSQVLAAALQRQCHVCLMLGGSIRLSTRFTLNAG, encoded by the coding sequence ATGGCCAGCGTCACCCATCTGCAGGACAACACCTTTCTGGCCCGTGACCGCCATGGCCACGCCGTGCTGATCGATGCCGACGCCCATGGCGCCCCCTGTCCCACCGAACTGCTGGTGATGGCCCTGGGGGCCTGCTGCAGCACCGATCTGGTCAACGGCCTGAGCGAGGCGGGCGGGCAGGTCGAGTCCTGTCAGCTGACCACGCACGAAACCCTGCGCGAGGCCGAGCCAAGGATCTACACCGACATCGAACTGGTCTTCGACATCCGCGCGCAGGGGGTGGACGAGGCGCTGGTCAGCCAGGTGCTGGCGGCGGCACTGCAGCGGCAGTGCCATGTCTGCCTGATGCTCGGCGGCAGCATCCGCCTGAGCACCCGCTTTACCCTCAACGCCGGCTGA
- a CDS encoding GNAT family N-acetyltransferase, which translates to MSLNIRPAHIEDAALILGFIRELAIYEKAEHEVVATQADIERTLFAHDGPAHALIVESDGIHIGFAVYFYSYSTWLGRKGLYLEDLYISPAHRGNGAGKQVLRYLAQLAVSQRCGRFEWSVLDWNEPAIRFYQSIGAAPQDEWVRYRMAGDGLKRFALGEE; encoded by the coding sequence ATGTCCCTGAACATCCGCCCGGCGCACATCGAAGACGCCGCCCTGATTCTCGGTTTCATCCGCGAACTGGCCATCTACGAAAAAGCCGAACATGAAGTCGTGGCCACCCAGGCCGACATCGAACGCACGCTGTTCGCCCACGATGGTCCGGCCCATGCGCTGATCGTCGAGTCGGACGGTATCCACATCGGCTTTGCCGTCTACTTCTACAGCTACTCCACCTGGCTGGGACGCAAGGGGCTGTATCTGGAAGATCTGTACATCTCGCCCGCCCACCGCGGCAATGGCGCCGGCAAGCAAGTGCTGCGCTATCTGGCGCAACTGGCCGTGTCGCAGCGGTGCGGGCGTTTCGAGTGGAGTGTGCTGGACTGGAACGAACCGGCGATCCGCTTTTACCAATCCATCGGTGCCGCACCACAGGATGAATGGGTCCGCTACCGCATGGCCGGGGATGGCCTGAAGCGCTTTGCCCTGGGAGAGGAATGA
- a CDS encoding cysteine-rich small domain-containing protein, whose product MSHPVSPHSTTYYMGFTHQQCEYLPCHQGVKQEFNCLFCYCPLVNLQCPGPFRIYHDRQGVGRKDCSDCKLPHNGYARSWQLMQKWLQDPQPWDGLPRDSKS is encoded by the coding sequence ATGTCCCATCCTGTGTCGCCCCACAGCACCACCTATTACATGGGCTTTACCCATCAACAGTGCGAATACCTGCCCTGCCACCAGGGCGTGAAGCAGGAGTTCAACTGCCTGTTCTGCTACTGTCCGCTGGTCAACCTGCAATGTCCCGGCCCCTTCCGCATCTACCATGACCGTCAGGGTGTCGGTCGCAAGGATTGCAGCGATTGCAAACTGCCGCACAACGGCTATGCCCGCTCCTGGCAACTGATGCAGAAATGGTTGCAAGACCCGCAACCCTGGGACGGATTGCCGCGCGACAGCAAATCCTGA
- a CDS encoding diguanylate cyclase: MQTVIDALNPSTLQQALWRISYAPVGADYLRTVVPWLAQTLQAQRVMVTRAIDQPVTRVRVVAASPANGDSFLLAGRPCELVYRGQPLALVSGLAASFPQGQVEGCDSYHGFPLLNAEGLCDGHLFLGFAGATALPDWLQTLLTELCVRLGAELRHMQQENRLQAAEHQLALHNRVLHLASANTPLVTVLDTLLQGIEAEHPGVMCSIMAPDRQGKHLHLLSAPSLPAGYLAAIEGVAIGPGVGSCGSAAYSHQRVIASDLAQHPYWVNFRELAVQYALGSCWSQPILSGERLLGAFAIYHPHPCVPGQEDFAMIDRVSDLTGQLLLHHETMEALRLKSEHYQMLLRHGADGTVVLDRQGNFLEVSDGFLKQIGASSSEAIQGTRIWDWSANLDQSKVLKLLQNHREQPLILQTTMRHVDGSLWDAEITTTAVQIDGQSLIWASARDVTERKKLEAALLREARLDSLTGIANRGNFLQALEKEVARARRYPQPLSVLMLDLDHFKAINDRYGHSTGDDVLRTLCRESAPLLRKEDLMGRLGGEEFAILLPHTPLAEAGEVAQRLLARILDMAVPVPEYQERIHFSCSIGVATLTAEDRRFDTLLSRADKALYQAKEAGRARVALG; the protein is encoded by the coding sequence ATGCAAACTGTCATCGACGCCCTGAATCCGTCGACGCTGCAGCAAGCGCTGTGGCGTATCAGCTATGCGCCGGTTGGGGCTGATTATCTGCGCACGGTGGTGCCATGGCTGGCGCAGACGCTGCAGGCGCAGCGGGTGATGGTGACGCGCGCCATCGATCAACCGGTGACGCGGGTACGGGTGGTGGCGGCCAGTCCGGCCAATGGCGACAGTTTTCTGCTGGCCGGGCGTCCCTGCGAGCTGGTCTATCGCGGTCAGCCGCTGGCGCTGGTCAGCGGTCTAGCCGCGTCCTTCCCTCAGGGCCAGGTCGAGGGGTGCGACAGCTATCATGGTTTTCCGCTGCTGAATGCCGAGGGTCTGTGCGACGGGCATCTGTTCCTCGGTTTTGCCGGCGCCACTGCGCTGCCCGACTGGCTGCAAACCCTGCTGACCGAGCTGTGTGTGCGTCTGGGGGCAGAGTTGCGGCACATGCAGCAGGAAAACCGTCTGCAAGCCGCCGAACATCAGCTGGCGCTGCATAATCGGGTATTGCATCTGGCCAGCGCCAATACACCGCTGGTGACGGTGCTGGATACGCTGCTGCAGGGGATTGAGGCCGAGCATCCCGGGGTGATGTGCTCGATCATGGCGCCGGATCGCCAGGGGAAGCATCTGCATCTGCTCTCGGCCCCCAGTCTGCCGGCCGGCTATCTGGCCGCCATCGAGGGGGTGGCGATCGGACCGGGGGTCGGCTCTTGCGGCAGTGCCGCCTACTCACACCAGCGGGTGATCGCCAGCGATCTCGCGCAGCATCCTTACTGGGTCAATTTTCGTGAGCTGGCGGTGCAATATGCGCTCGGCAGTTGCTGGTCGCAGCCGATTCTGAGCGGCGAGCGCCTGCTGGGGGCCTTTGCCATTTATCACCCTCATCCCTGCGTGCCTGGGCAAGAAGACTTTGCCATGATCGACCGCGTCAGCGATCTCACCGGCCAGTTGCTGCTGCACCACGAGACGATGGAGGCGCTGCGGCTGAAGAGTGAGCACTACCAGATGCTGTTGCGGCATGGTGCCGACGGCACGGTGGTGCTGGACCGGCAGGGCAATTTTCTGGAAGTCAGCGACGGTTTTCTCAAGCAGATCGGGGCCAGCAGCAGTGAGGCGATTCAGGGTACGCGCATCTGGGACTGGTCGGCCAATCTGGATCAGTCGAAGGTGCTCAAACTGCTGCAGAATCACCGTGAACAGCCGCTGATCCTGCAAACCACCATGCGCCATGTCGACGGCTCACTGTGGGATGCCGAAATCACCACCACGGCGGTGCAGATTGATGGTCAGTCGCTGATCTGGGCCTCGGCACGCGACGTGACGGAACGCAAGAAACTGGAGGCCGCGTTGTTGCGCGAGGCCCGGCTCGACAGCCTGACCGGCATCGCCAACCGGGGCAATTTCCTGCAGGCGCTGGAAAAGGAGGTTGCCCGCGCACGGCGTTATCCACAGCCTTTGTCGGTGCTGATGCTGGATCTGGATCATTTCAAGGCCATCAATGACCGCTATGGTCATTCGACGGGCGACGATGTGCTGCGCACGCTGTGCCGCGAATCGGCGCCGCTGTTGCGCAAGGAAGACCTGATGGGGCGACTGGGCGGGGAGGAGTTTGCCATTCTGTTGCCGCACACCCCGCTGGCCGAGGCGGGAGAGGTCGCACAGCGTCTGCTGGCGCGCATTCTCGACATGGCGGTCCCGGTGCCGGAATACCAGGAACGCATTCATTTTTCCTGCTCGATCGGGGTGGCCACGCTTACGGCGGAAGACCGCCGCTTCGATACCCTGCTGTCACGTGCCGACAAGGCGCTGTATCAGGCCAAGGAGGCCGGTCGGGCCAGGGTCGCTCTGGGCTGA
- a CDS encoding cupin domain-containing protein, translating into MKQTKDIIVFQRHAVAEESFTAADDRRIEGACQQQVAHHYSDPSGQFHAGIWRGGLGSWRVKYSEHEFCTLLEGHVRLTDHLGHSIELHAGDHFVIPAGFEGVWQVLQPACKTYAVFESSNK; encoded by the coding sequence ATGAAACAGACCAAAGACATCATTGTGTTCCAGCGGCATGCTGTTGCTGAAGAGTCATTCACCGCGGCAGATGATCGTCGCATCGAAGGGGCCTGCCAGCAACAAGTCGCCCATCACTATTCGGATCCGAGTGGTCAGTTTCATGCCGGCATCTGGCGCGGCGGGCTGGGCAGCTGGCGCGTCAAATACTCGGAGCATGAGTTCTGCACCCTGCTGGAAGGGCATGTCCGCCTGACCGATCATCTGGGGCACAGTATCGAACTGCATGCCGGTGACCACTTCGTGATTCCGGCAGGTTTTGAAGGGGTCTGGCAGGTGTTGCAGCCCGCCTGCAAAACTTATGCAGTGTTCGAAAGTTCAAATAAATAA
- a CDS encoding ABC transporter substrate-binding protein has product MRSAVRALLCSWLWLGTCLPAGAGTAIRVAFGESLEPYVMVDSNNGIEVDIIRAAFAARGIAVTPQYLSQPRLPSALEQSEIEAVATLGRQSGVHAFFSNTYVAYEDVAIALKQRQLKLAQIHDLEGLNILAFPNATHYLGSEFRALAWRNPHYAETADQINQNRLLYRGAIDVVVSDRRIFQWMDRKQALQFHEKPQPVDIFHLFPPTTYQLACRSQSLCETFNQGLKIIQGNGEYERILNNYR; this is encoded by the coding sequence ATGCGGTCTGCGGTGCGTGCTCTTCTCTGCTCGTGGCTGTGGCTGGGGACCTGCCTGCCGGCGGGTGCCGGCACGGCCATTCGGGTGGCCTTCGGCGAGTCGCTTGAGCCTTATGTGATGGTGGACAGCAATAATGGCATCGAGGTGGATATCATCCGTGCCGCGTTTGCCGCCCGGGGCATTGCGGTCACGCCGCAGTATCTGTCTCAGCCCAGGCTGCCCAGTGCGCTGGAGCAAAGCGAGATCGAGGCAGTCGCCACGCTGGGACGCCAGTCTGGCGTGCATGCCTTTTTCTCCAATACCTATGTCGCTTACGAGGATGTGGCCATCGCGCTGAAGCAGCGTCAGCTGAAGCTGGCACAGATCCATGATCTGGAAGGACTGAATATCCTGGCATTTCCCAATGCCACCCATTATCTGGGCAGCGAGTTTCGTGCCCTGGCCTGGCGCAATCCGCACTATGCCGAGACCGCCGATCAGATCAACCAGAACCGCCTGCTCTATCGCGGCGCCATCGATGTGGTGGTGAGCGACCGGCGCATTTTTCAGTGGATGGATCGCAAACAGGCGCTGCAATTTCACGAAAAACCGCAACCGGTCGACATCTTCCATTTGTTCCCGCCCACCACGTATCAGCTGGCCTGTCGCAGCCAGTCACTGTGCGAGACCTTCAATCAGGGGCTGAAGATCATTCAGGGCAATGGCGAGTACGAGCGCATTCTGAACAATTACCGCTAG